The following coding sequences are from one Hymenobacter sp. DG25A window:
- a CDS encoding phosphatase PAP2-related protein, whose protein sequence is MVSDSSFLRWPAAWLRPRFRGSLLAVGALLVGLASLLPRFFAFLQARPGIRLPDPFLTWLPAYDVSGLTFGTIYLGIGAALVYLLPRPARLLRALWAYWLLQVCRLLTLLLVPLAPPLQLRLLHDPLVDRLFYAAPTPITHDLFFSGHTATLFLLACCVPAGWRRYALLAGSALVGLLVLIQHVHYTYDVVAAPFFAGGCYWLACRITRYAGI, encoded by the coding sequence ATGGTATCTGATTCTTCCTTCCTGCGCTGGCCGGCGGCCTGGCTACGGCCACGGTTTCGCGGCAGCCTGCTGGCGGTGGGGGCGCTGTTGGTAGGGCTTGCTTCTCTGCTACCGCGCTTCTTTGCCTTCCTGCAGGCCCGCCCCGGCATCCGGCTGCCCGACCCCTTCCTGACCTGGCTGCCGGCTTATGATGTATCGGGGCTTACGTTTGGCACCATATATCTGGGAATTGGGGCGGCCCTGGTGTATTTGCTGCCCCGGCCGGCCCGCCTGCTGCGGGCCCTGTGGGCATACTGGCTGCTGCAGGTTTGCCGCTTACTTACCCTGCTTCTGGTGCCTCTGGCCCCACCCCTGCAGCTGCGCCTGCTCCACGACCCGCTGGTAGACCGGCTGTTTTACGCCGCCCCTACACCCATTACCCATGACCTGTTTTTTTCCGGGCATACGGCCACGCTGTTTTTGCTGGCCTGCTGCGTGCCCGCGGGCTGGCGCCGCTACGCCCTGCTGGCCGGCAGCGCCCTGGTTGGGCTGCTGGTGCTCATTCAGCACGTGCATTACACCTACGATGTAGTAGCCGCTCCATTTTTTGCCGGGGGCTGCTATTGGCTGGCCTGCCGCATTACCCGCTACGCCGGTATTTAA
- a CDS encoding alpha/beta hydrolase — translation MVVSYSRLRAVSACLILLLTSFLTNSCASFRTQDIPYVASAAADFDATHQQLDVYAPRKKQPAGQPVVVFIHGGNWNSGSKSQYGFIGRELARQGMVAVIVDYRLSPAVQVPAMAADCARAVQWTVAHIAEYGGDPNRIFLMGHSAGGGLAALLATDNTLFTQLGLPANPVRGAVLNDPAGLDMYDYLKKMQYPGDRQYLTSFGKNPEGWRQVSAMHHVTAASPPFLLFVGGQTYPSILHSSEAFRQRLQALGQKPGYTLQPGKNHIPMVLQLFWHNNIIYRQLRPFVGL, via the coding sequence ATGGTTGTTTCTTATTCTCGCCTTCGGGCGGTTAGTGCCTGTCTGATTTTGCTGCTGACCAGCTTTTTAACCAACTCCTGCGCCAGCTTCCGCACCCAGGATATTCCCTATGTAGCTTCCGCCGCCGCGGATTTCGATGCCACCCATCAGCAGCTGGATGTGTATGCTCCCCGGAAAAAGCAGCCGGCCGGGCAGCCCGTGGTGGTGTTTATCCATGGGGGTAACTGGAACAGTGGGAGCAAAAGCCAGTACGGTTTTATTGGGCGCGAGCTGGCCCGGCAAGGCATGGTAGCCGTCATCGTAGACTACCGCCTCTCGCCGGCGGTACAGGTGCCGGCCATGGCCGCCGACTGTGCCCGGGCCGTGCAGTGGACGGTAGCGCACATTGCCGAATACGGCGGCGACCCTAACCGCATTTTCCTGATGGGGCACTCCGCCGGCGGCGGACTGGCCGCTCTGTTGGCTACCGATAATACGCTGTTCACGCAGCTGGGCTTACCGGCAAACCCGGTGCGCGGCGCCGTGCTGAACGACCCCGCCGGGCTGGATATGTATGACTACCTGAAAAAGATGCAATACCCCGGCGACAGGCAATATCTGACATCGTTTGGGAAGAATCCGGAAGGGTGGCGGCAGGTATCTGCCATGCACCACGTAACGGCAGCCAGCCCGCCTTTCCTGCTGTTTGTGGGCGGCCAAACTTATCCCTCCATTCTGCACAGTAGTGAGGCTTTCCGGCAGCGACTGCAGGCTTTGGGCCAGAAGCCCGGCTATACCCTGCAGCCGGGCAAAAACCACATTCCCATGGTGCTGCAGCTGTTCTGGCACAACAACATTATTTACCGGCAGCTCCGCCCTTTCGTGGGTTTGTAA
- a CDS encoding SDR family NAD(P)-dependent oxidoreductase — protein MVSSSPAPRPYALITGASRGIGRSLALGLARRGYNLLLTARSAELLNELVQHVCSKYGVQAHALPLDLAEPNAVGQLAEWATGLAPDLSVVMNNAGYGLWGKFEELPLATQLNMLQLNMQVPVTLTHLLLPTLHKAQRAYILNVASTAAYQAVPTLTLYAASKAFLVSFSRGLRYELRASNISVTCLSPGSTDTNFADRAGMNKAMQQTAAKFSMTADQVAHAAITALFAGQAEVIPGALNRLSAGLTRVVPKDLTEKIAAGIYEKYLP, from the coding sequence ATGGTTTCTTCCTCCCCTGCTCCCCGGCCTTACGCACTGATAACGGGGGCCTCGCGCGGCATCGGCCGCTCCCTGGCGCTGGGTCTGGCCCGGCGGGGCTATAACCTGTTACTCACGGCCCGCTCCGCCGAGCTGCTGAACGAGCTGGTGCAGCACGTGTGCAGTAAATACGGCGTGCAGGCCCATGCTTTACCCCTGGATCTGGCCGAGCCAAACGCCGTTGGCCAGCTGGCCGAGTGGGCTACCGGGCTGGCCCCGGACCTGTCCGTTGTAATGAATAATGCCGGCTATGGGCTCTGGGGCAAGTTTGAAGAGTTGCCGCTGGCCACCCAACTCAATATGCTGCAACTGAATATGCAGGTGCCTGTGACACTGACGCACCTGCTGCTGCCCACCCTGCACAAAGCACAGCGCGCCTATATTCTGAACGTGGCGAGTACCGCCGCCTATCAGGCGGTGCCCACCCTCACGCTGTACGCTGCCAGCAAGGCCTTTCTGGTTTCGTTTTCCCGGGGGCTGCGCTACGAGCTACGCGCCAGTAACATCTCGGTAACCTGCCTCAGCCCCGGCTCCACCGATACCAACTTCGCCGACCGGGCCGGCATGAACAAAGCCATGCAGCAAACGGCCGCCAAATTCTCCATGACGGCCGACCAGGTAGCACACGCAGCTATTACGGCCCTGTTTGCCGGCCAGGCCGAGGTGATACCCGGAGCGCTTAACCGCCTTTCGGCGGGTCTTACCAGGGTGGTACCGAAGGATCTGACTGAAAAAATTGCGGCGGGCATTTATGAAAAGTATCTGCCCTAG
- a CDS encoding M4 family metallopeptidase, producing the protein MALSFFTTPTKPFMEKKYPAVVLLVLGGMLCMPAQAQNYARVKQRISSADGQPEMISFNAGRGYKLAEAQQMFREQLALSKEEALVRSQADKDELGFLNERYQQYYKGIKVENGVYLLHARQGEVEAINGKLERLGKISTTPSLNEEQALGRALSFVSAKKYMWQDDASYKPKGELVIVRNTLSKNTAGKATLAYKFDVYAQQPVSRAYIYVDAQSGEVISKNDIIKHTAATASFATAYSGTRSLADDYTGATYRLREVTRGLGIETYNCKKGSSYTAAVDFTDADNSWTEYNNANFDNVAGDAHFGAQATYDYWKNVHGRNSYDNAGAKIKSYVHFDDTPGDGVGYENAYWNGSVMTYGDGATRFRPLTSLDVCGHEIGHAVCEKTANLVYSNESGAMNEGFSDIWGASVEAYAVASLGATSGGARAKSTWLIGEEIDKQQAALRSMSDPNSLGQPAYYKGLKWYTGTADNGGVHTNSGVLNYWFYLIAQGKTGTNEKGLSFSVSALGITTAAKIAYRAESVYLTSSSTYASARTYTIKAAQDLYGVGSTQEQAVTNAWYAVGVGAAYSGGTTPPPTTVTYCASKGTSVAYEWIDYVQLGSITRTSSKDAGYYNGTALSTTVAAGSSQTLTISGGFASTVYTEYWGIYVDWNQDGDFIDAGEKVDGGSAASSGNLTSTFTVPTTAKSGTTRMRIVMSDNSATTSCGSYSYGETEDYSLNITGGTLAATPVAGLTTITGDKLSKSAARGLEVFPNPASESLRLALPGGAKATNVKVVDLRGAAVAGVRYDGNGELNISNLAKGMYVVTVSDGQKTFHQRFVKQ; encoded by the coding sequence ATGGCCCTCTCTTTTTTCACTACCCCAACCAAACCCTTTATGGAAAAGAAGTACCCGGCAGTTGTGCTGCTGGTACTGGGTGGCATGCTCTGCATGCCTGCCCAGGCCCAAAATTATGCGCGTGTTAAGCAGCGTATTTCCTCCGCGGATGGTCAGCCTGAGATGATCAGCTTTAATGCTGGTCGGGGCTACAAGCTGGCGGAAGCTCAGCAGATGTTCCGTGAGCAGCTGGCCCTCTCGAAAGAAGAGGCGCTGGTACGCAGCCAGGCAGATAAAGATGAGCTTGGTTTCCTGAACGAGCGTTATCAGCAGTATTACAAAGGCATTAAAGTTGAAAATGGTGTTTATCTGCTGCACGCCCGTCAGGGAGAGGTAGAAGCCATCAACGGTAAGTTGGAGCGCCTTGGTAAAATCAGCACCACGCCTTCCCTGAACGAAGAGCAGGCCCTAGGCCGTGCCCTCTCATTCGTAAGCGCCAAGAAGTACATGTGGCAGGACGATGCCAGCTACAAGCCCAAGGGCGAGCTGGTGATTGTACGCAACACCCTGAGTAAAAATACTGCCGGCAAAGCTACCCTGGCTTACAAATTTGATGTTTACGCCCAGCAGCCCGTGAGCCGCGCCTACATTTATGTAGATGCGCAGTCGGGTGAGGTGATTTCCAAGAACGACATCATCAAGCACACGGCCGCCACGGCTTCTTTCGCTACCGCTTACAGTGGTACCCGCTCGCTGGCTGATGACTACACCGGTGCTACGTACCGCCTGCGCGAAGTAACCCGCGGCCTGGGTATCGAAACCTATAACTGCAAAAAAGGCAGCAGCTACACCGCGGCCGTTGACTTCACCGATGCTGACAACAGCTGGACGGAGTACAACAACGCCAACTTCGACAACGTAGCCGGCGATGCGCACTTTGGTGCCCAGGCTACCTACGACTACTGGAAGAACGTACACGGCCGTAACTCCTACGACAACGCCGGCGCTAAAATCAAGAGCTATGTGCACTTTGATGATACCCCCGGTGATGGTGTAGGCTACGAAAACGCCTACTGGAACGGCTCGGTCATGACCTACGGCGACGGCGCTACCCGCTTCCGTCCCCTGACCTCGCTGGACGTATGCGGCCACGAAATTGGCCACGCCGTGTGCGAGAAAACCGCCAACCTGGTGTACTCCAACGAGTCTGGCGCCATGAACGAAGGCTTCTCTGATATCTGGGGTGCCAGCGTGGAAGCTTACGCAGTTGCCAGCCTGGGCGCTACGTCCGGTGGTGCCAGAGCTAAATCTACCTGGCTGATTGGCGAGGAAATCGACAAGCAGCAGGCCGCTCTGCGTTCTATGAGCGACCCGAACTCGCTGGGTCAGCCCGCTTACTACAAAGGCCTGAAGTGGTACACCGGTACTGCCGACAACGGCGGTGTGCACACCAACTCAGGGGTACTGAACTACTGGTTCTATCTGATTGCCCAGGGCAAAACCGGCACCAACGAAAAAGGCCTGTCCTTCTCGGTATCGGCTTTGGGCATCACCACGGCCGCTAAAATTGCTTACCGCGCTGAGAGTGTATACCTCACGTCATCGTCTACCTACGCTTCGGCTCGTACTTACACCATCAAAGCCGCACAGGATCTGTACGGTGTAGGTTCTACCCAGGAGCAGGCAGTAACCAATGCCTGGTATGCCGTAGGGGTGGGCGCCGCCTACAGCGGTGGTACCACGCCTCCACCCACCACCGTTACGTATTGCGCCTCCAAGGGCACCAGCGTAGCTTATGAGTGGATTGACTATGTACAGCTGGGCTCCATCACCCGTACTTCCTCCAAGGATGCCGGCTACTACAATGGCACGGCTCTGAGCACAACAGTTGCGGCCGGCTCTTCGCAGACGCTGACCATCAGCGGTGGCTTCGCCTCTACGGTGTACACCGAGTACTGGGGTATTTATGTTGACTGGAACCAGGATGGTGACTTCATCGATGCCGGTGAAAAAGTAGATGGTGGCTCGGCTGCCAGCAGCGGCAACCTGACCAGCACCTTCACCGTGCCTACCACGGCTAAATCGGGCACAACCCGTATGCGCATTGTGATGAGCGACAACTCGGCTACTACCAGCTGCGGCTCTTACAGCTACGGCGAAACCGAAGACTACTCGCTGAACATCACCGGCGGTACGTTGGCTGCCACGCCAGTGGCCGGCCTGACGACCATCACCGGCGACAAGCTGAGCAAATCGGCCGCCCGTGGTCTGGAAGTATTCCCGAACCCGGCTTCGGAGTCGCTGCGCCTAGCCCTGCCCGGCGGTGCTAAAGCTACCAACGTGAAAGTAGTAGACCTGCGCGGCGCGGCCGTAGCCGGTGTCCGCTACGATGGCAACGGTGAGCTGAACATCAGCAACCTGGCTAAAGGCATGTATGTGGTAACGGTGAGCGACGGTCAGAAGACCTTCCACCAGCGTTTCGTAAAGCAATAG
- a CDS encoding phytanoyl-CoA dioxygenase family protein, whose product MIASLLYPRFVLGNSLTAEQQIFFNQYGFLHFQGFASPATVQELLGAMAGLQQQWLAQRVQKINGVPIKFGKDIDGSPLIQRFAFASQHHPVLHRFLQDARFQALFPLLEAPGARIGENEKNGLVINHYLNVPGSEFAQMGWHTDSLRDVFYGRRIGPMLNVGVHLDATPASNGGLRLLPGTHRQSLRNLLFRKQYFKDVAPDPDEVAVETQAGDLTVHDGRMWHRMARSPVVGEGSRRRVMYVPIVAGRYEPRRENSATPFYLRFLHLVK is encoded by the coding sequence ATGATAGCCAGCCTCCTATATCCCCGGTTTGTGCTTGGAAATAGCCTTACCGCGGAGCAGCAGATATTCTTTAACCAATACGGATTTCTGCACTTTCAGGGATTTGCCTCCCCCGCCACCGTGCAGGAGCTGCTGGGGGCCATGGCAGGTCTGCAGCAGCAATGGCTGGCGCAGCGGGTGCAAAAAATAAACGGGGTGCCCATTAAGTTTGGGAAGGATATCGATGGCTCCCCTCTCATTCAGCGGTTTGCCTTTGCCTCCCAGCACCACCCGGTATTACATCGTTTTCTGCAGGATGCGCGCTTTCAGGCCCTGTTTCCGCTACTGGAAGCACCGGGGGCGCGGATAGGTGAAAACGAAAAGAATGGCTTGGTCATCAACCACTACCTGAATGTGCCGGGCAGTGAGTTTGCCCAGATGGGGTGGCACACCGATTCTTTGCGGGACGTTTTCTATGGGCGGCGCATTGGCCCCATGCTGAACGTAGGCGTGCACCTGGATGCTACGCCCGCAAGCAATGGCGGCCTGCGCCTGCTGCCCGGTACGCACCGGCAGAGCCTGCGCAACCTCCTGTTCCGCAAGCAATACTTTAAAGACGTGGCACCCGACCCCGACGAAGTAGCCGTGGAAACCCAGGCCGGCGACTTAACCGTGCACGATGGCCGCATGTGGCACCGCATGGCCCGCTCCCCCGTGGTTGGGGAAGGCTCCCGCCGCCGCGTGATGTATGTGCCCATTGTTGCGGGCCGCTACGAGCCCCGGCGGGAGAATAGCGCTACGCCGTTCTACCTTCGGTTTCTGCACCTGGTAAAATAA
- a CDS encoding SDR family oxidoreductase, with the protein MITRWKLDKNVAVVTGASKGIGAAIAEELLQLGATVLAVARQPEALQQQVQAWQAQGLAAHGIAADVSTAAGHTQVRQAVADLQLPCGILVNNVGTNIRKPTAAYSPEEYQYLMATNLESVFGMCQELYPLLRETAGASIVNVSSVAGLTHLRTGAIYGMTKAAMLQLTRNLAVEWAPDDIRVNAVAPWYIHTPLAAGVLSNPEYLQQVLDRTPMKRIGEPAEVAAAVAFLCLPAASYITGQCLSVDGGFVVNGF; encoded by the coding sequence ATGATTACTCGCTGGAAATTAGATAAAAACGTTGCCGTAGTTACGGGAGCCTCCAAAGGCATTGGCGCAGCCATTGCGGAAGAATTATTGCAGCTGGGCGCTACGGTGCTGGCCGTAGCCCGCCAGCCGGAGGCCCTGCAGCAGCAGGTACAGGCCTGGCAGGCGCAGGGCCTGGCCGCGCACGGTATTGCCGCCGATGTAAGCACGGCCGCCGGGCACACGCAGGTGCGGCAGGCAGTAGCCGACTTACAATTACCCTGTGGTATTCTGGTGAATAATGTGGGCACCAACATCCGGAAGCCCACCGCGGCTTACAGCCCTGAGGAATATCAATACCTGATGGCCACCAATCTGGAATCGGTATTTGGAATGTGCCAGGAACTGTATCCTTTGCTGCGGGAAACGGCGGGGGCCAGCATTGTAAACGTTTCCTCGGTGGCCGGGCTCACGCACCTGCGCACCGGGGCCATTTACGGCATGACGAAAGCCGCTATGCTGCAGCTTACCCGCAACCTGGCGGTGGAGTGGGCACCCGATGACATTCGGGTAAACGCGGTGGCGCCCTGGTACATTCATACGCCGCTGGCCGCCGGCGTGCTCAGCAACCCGGAGTATCTGCAGCAGGTGCTGGACCGCACACCCATGAAGCGCATTGGTGAGCCCGCCGAAGTAGCGGCGGCCGTGGCTTTCCTCTGCCTGCCGGCCGCCAGCTACATTACCGGGCAGTGCCTGAGTGTGGATGGGGGATTTGTGGTGAATGGCTTTTAG
- a CDS encoding RimK family alpha-L-glutamate ligase, with the protein MHLALVTCASKAQYAADTVEDEDVLLERDLRARGHQVSVVVWSDETVAWGQYDAVVLKSPWDYFDRVAEFYQWLNRLEAEGIPLLNPVATVRWNADKRYLLEMQEAGVPIVPTRWLARGTQFQPAALFAGLQTEQLIVKPAVSGGAKNTFSLTPAQAAEQAAQITALLADGDFLAQPFLPEIQTGGEWSLVYLGGSFSHCVLKLPKSGDFRVQHYLGGSIAPTPPPAAVQQAADAIMQRFAAGCLYARVDGVVVNGEFLLMELELIEPFLYLDSAPGSWARYEQALVELAAKSHSPQIPHPHSGTAR; encoded by the coding sequence ATGCATCTTGCTTTAGTAACCTGCGCCAGCAAAGCGCAATATGCCGCCGATACGGTAGAGGACGAAGACGTACTGCTGGAGCGCGACCTGCGCGCCCGCGGCCACCAGGTAAGCGTGGTGGTCTGGTCCGATGAAACCGTAGCTTGGGGCCAGTATGATGCCGTGGTGCTGAAGTCACCGTGGGACTACTTTGACCGGGTGGCTGAGTTTTATCAATGGCTGAACCGCCTGGAGGCTGAGGGCATTCCGCTGCTCAACCCCGTGGCCACCGTGCGCTGGAACGCTGATAAGCGGTACTTGCTGGAAATGCAGGAGGCCGGCGTGCCCATTGTACCCACCCGCTGGCTGGCGCGCGGCACGCAGTTTCAACCCGCCGCGCTGTTTGCCGGGCTGCAAACAGAACAGCTAATCGTGAAGCCGGCCGTGAGCGGTGGCGCCAAAAACACCTTCTCGCTTACCCCGGCCCAGGCTGCGGAGCAGGCCGCGCAGATAACTGCGCTGCTGGCCGACGGGGATTTCCTGGCCCAACCCTTCCTGCCCGAGATTCAGACCGGCGGCGAATGGTCCCTGGTTTACCTGGGAGGCAGCTTCAGCCATTGCGTGCTGAAGCTGCCCAAGTCCGGCGACTTCCGCGTGCAGCACTACCTGGGCGGAAGCATTGCCCCCACGCCACCGCCCGCCGCCGTGCAGCAGGCCGCCGATGCCATTATGCAGCGCTTTGCGGCCGGCTGCCTATATGCCCGCGTAGATGGCGTGGTGGTGAACGGCGAATTCCTGCTGATGGAGCTGGAGCTGATTGAGCCCTTCCTGTACCTGGATTCCGCGCCCGGTTCTTGGGCGCGCTACGAGCAGGCGTTGGTGGAGCTGGCGGCTAAAAGCCATTCACCACAAATCCCCCATCCACACTCAGGCACTGCCCGGTAA
- a CDS encoding amidohydrolase, translating to MKSSIFLLTAALVAGSAALAPATAQNAARAARIATLSNDTEQEVIGWRRDLHEHPELGNQENRTAALVAEQLKKMGIEVQTGVARTGVVGILRGGKPGRVVALRADMDALPVTEANNLPFASKATATYNGQQVGVMHACGHDTHVAMLLGAAEVLSKMRKDLPGTVKFIFQPAEEGSLPGEEGGARLMVKEGVLTNPTVDAIFGVHINAQTEVGTLKYRPEGTMASSDVFKITVKGKSAHGAYPWLSIDPVVTAAQIITGLQTIISRQTELTEDAAVLTVGMVHGGVRNNIIPEQVELTGTIRTLNKDMQQKIWAAVRRTATNIAESVGATAEVEIENYAPVTFNNPRLMEQMLPSLRQVAGPQHVVLQKAVTGAEDFAFYQEKIPGLFVFVGGMPKGKKPAETAPHHTPGFFIDESGFTLGVKTLATLASDYLNAKK from the coding sequence ATGAAGTCTTCCATTTTCCTGCTTACTGCTGCTCTGGTTGCAGGAAGCGCTGCGCTGGCTCCGGCTACGGCGCAAAATGCCGCCCGTGCGGCGCGCATTGCTACGTTGTCAAATGATACCGAGCAGGAAGTTATTGGCTGGCGCCGCGACCTGCACGAGCACCCGGAGCTGGGAAATCAGGAAAACCGGACCGCGGCCCTGGTAGCTGAGCAGCTCAAAAAGATGGGTATTGAAGTGCAAACGGGCGTAGCGCGCACCGGCGTGGTAGGCATACTGCGCGGTGGCAAGCCCGGCCGCGTGGTGGCCCTGCGGGCCGATATGGATGCCCTGCCCGTGACGGAAGCCAACAATCTGCCTTTTGCCTCCAAAGCCACCGCCACCTACAACGGCCAGCAAGTAGGCGTGATGCACGCCTGCGGCCACGATACCCACGTAGCCATGCTGCTGGGAGCCGCCGAGGTGCTCAGTAAAATGCGGAAAGACCTGCCGGGTACCGTCAAGTTTATCTTTCAGCCGGCCGAGGAAGGCTCCCTGCCCGGCGAGGAAGGCGGCGCCCGCCTGATGGTGAAAGAAGGCGTACTGACTAACCCCACCGTAGATGCCATTTTCGGGGTGCACATCAATGCCCAAACGGAAGTAGGCACCCTGAAGTACCGCCCCGAGGGCACCATGGCCAGCTCCGATGTCTTCAAGATTACGGTGAAGGGCAAGTCGGCGCACGGGGCGTATCCCTGGCTGAGCATAGATCCGGTGGTTACCGCCGCCCAGATTATTACCGGCCTGCAAACTATCATCAGCCGGCAAACAGAGCTGACGGAAGATGCCGCTGTGCTCACGGTGGGCATGGTGCACGGGGGCGTGCGCAACAACATTATTCCCGAACAGGTAGAGCTGACCGGCACCATCCGCACGCTGAATAAAGACATGCAGCAGAAAATTTGGGCGGCCGTGCGGCGCACAGCTACCAACATTGCGGAAAGCGTCGGGGCCACGGCCGAGGTAGAAATTGAGAATTATGCGCCCGTTACGTTCAACAATCCGCGCCTGATGGAGCAAATGCTGCCTTCGCTGCGGCAGGTAGCCGGCCCGCAGCACGTGGTACTGCAGAAGGCCGTAACCGGCGCCGAGGACTTTGCCTTTTATCAGGAAAAAATACCCGGCCTGTTTGTGTTTGTGGGCGGCATGCCCAAAGGGAAAAAGCCCGCTGAAACCGCGCCCCACCATACCCCGGGCTTCTTTATTGATGAAAGCGGCTTCACGCTGGGCGTAAAAACCCTGGCTACGCTGGCTTCCGATTATCTCAACGCCAAAAAATAG
- a CDS encoding M4 family metallopeptidase, which yields MQKKYSVATLLMLGGLLSFSAQAQDYSRVKQRITSEDGQPELISFRAGRSYKMSDAQQMFREQLALSKEESLVRTQSGQDDLGMVNERYQQYYKGIKVENGAYLLHARQGDVQLINGRLVRGMEQVKTTPSLSEEQALSRAMSFVGASKFMWQDAEEEAFLKKTSKDAAASYKPKGELVIVRNTLGKGAAAGKATLAYKFDVYAQAPVSRAFLYVDAQSGEVISKNDIIKHAGATATFATAYSGTRSFADETATGGYRLRELTRGLGIETYNMKKGQQYSRAVDFIDADNNWTAAEYNNANFDNVAGDAHFGAQATYDYWKNVHGRNSFDNAGAKIKSYVHYGRSYENAYWNGSVMTYGDGATRFRPLTAMDVCGHEIGHAVCEKTANLVYSNESGAMNEGFSDIWGACVEAYAVSNLGATSSGAKAKSTWLIGEEIDKQQAALRSMSDPNSLGQPAYYKGLKWYTGTSDNGGVHTNSGVLNYWFYLIADGKTGTNEKGQSFSVTGLGMDAAGKIAFRAESVYLTASSTYANARTASIQAAQDLYGVGSVQEQSVTNAWYAVGVGSAAVANVAAPAGTTAINTGFTVNKAKGVDVFPVPATNELTVSLRGAGTLSNVRVIDMRGATVTSARYKGDGVLDISTLAKGLYMVSASDGEQTFHQRFVKE from the coding sequence ATGCAAAAAAAGTACTCGGTAGCTACCCTTCTTATGCTGGGCGGCTTGCTTTCATTTTCGGCCCAGGCCCAGGATTATTCACGCGTAAAGCAGCGTATTACTTCGGAAGATGGTCAACCGGAGCTGATTAGTTTCCGGGCCGGCCGGTCTTACAAAATGAGTGATGCCCAGCAGATGTTCCGCGAGCAGCTGGCTCTCTCCAAAGAAGAATCATTGGTACGCACCCAGTCTGGCCAGGATGACCTGGGCATGGTGAATGAGCGCTACCAGCAGTATTACAAAGGCATCAAAGTTGAAAATGGTGCTTACCTGCTGCACGCCCGCCAGGGAGATGTGCAGCTGATTAATGGCCGCCTGGTGCGGGGCATGGAGCAAGTAAAAACGACTCCTTCCCTGAGCGAAGAGCAGGCCCTCAGCCGCGCTATGTCTTTTGTAGGCGCCAGCAAGTTCATGTGGCAGGATGCCGAGGAAGAAGCCTTCCTCAAAAAAACCAGCAAAGATGCCGCCGCCAGCTACAAGCCCAAGGGCGAGCTGGTGATTGTGCGCAACACGCTGGGCAAAGGCGCTGCCGCCGGCAAAGCCACCCTGGCCTACAAGTTTGATGTGTATGCCCAGGCTCCTGTAAGCCGCGCCTTCCTGTATGTGGATGCGCAGTCGGGCGAGGTGATTTCCAAGAACGATATCATCAAGCACGCCGGTGCTACCGCTACCTTTGCTACCGCCTACAGCGGTACCCGCTCGTTTGCTGATGAAACCGCTACTGGCGGCTATCGTCTGCGGGAGCTGACCCGTGGCCTGGGTATCGAAACCTACAATATGAAGAAGGGCCAGCAGTATAGCCGCGCCGTCGACTTCATTGATGCTGACAACAACTGGACGGCAGCTGAATACAATAATGCCAACTTCGATAACGTAGCCGGCGACGCGCACTTCGGTGCGCAGGCCACTTACGACTACTGGAAGAACGTACACGGCCGTAACTCCTTCGATAACGCCGGTGCTAAAATCAAGAGCTACGTGCACTACGGCCGCAGCTACGAAAATGCGTACTGGAACGGCTCCGTGATGACCTACGGCGACGGCGCTACCCGTTTCCGCCCGCTGACCGCCATGGACGTGTGCGGCCACGAAATCGGCCACGCCGTGTGCGAGAAAACCGCCAACCTGGTGTACTCCAACGAATCGGGCGCCATGAACGAAGGCTTCTCTGATATCTGGGGTGCCTGCGTAGAAGCTTACGCTGTTTCGAACCTGGGTGCTACCTCTTCCGGCGCAAAGGCCAAGTCTACCTGGCTGATTGGCGAGGAGATTGACAAGCAGCAGGCCGCTCTGCGCTCTATGAGCGACCCGAACTCGCTGGGTCAGCCCGCTTACTACAAAGGTTTGAAGTGGTACACCGGTACCTCCGATAACGGCGGTGTACACACCAACTCAGGTGTATTGAACTACTGGTTCTACCTGATTGCTGATGGCAAAACCGGCACCAATGAAAAAGGCCAGTCATTCTCAGTAACGGGTCTGGGCATGGATGCGGCCGGCAAAATTGCCTTCCGCGCTGAAAGCGTATACCTGACGGCTTCCTCTACCTACGCCAACGCCCGCACCGCCAGCATTCAGGCTGCGCAGGATTTGTATGGCGTTGGTTCCGTACAGGAGCAGTCGGTAACCAATGCTTGGTATGCCGTAGGAGTAGGCTCGGCCGCAGTAGCCAACGTGGCTGCTCCTGCAGGCACTACTGCTATCAACACCGGCTTCACGGTAAACAAAGCAAAAGGCGTTGATGTGTTCCCGGTTCCGGCTACCAACGAGCTGACGGTGTCCCTGCGCGGTGCAGGTACCCTGAGCAACGTGCGCGTAATCGATATGCGCGGTGCTACCGTAACCTCGGCCCGCTACAAGGGAGATGGTGTCCTGGACATCAGCACCCTAGCTAAAGGCCTGTACATGGTATCAGCCAGCGACGGGGAGCAAACCTTCCACCAGCGTTTCGTGAAAGAATAG